From a single Rhodococcus qingshengii JCM 15477 genomic region:
- a CDS encoding RNA polymerase sigma factor, with the protein MDDALLRSLTPSVLGILVHRGADFASAEDAVQDALLEAVRVWPDNPPRDPKGWLVTVAGRRFLDGIRSDAARRRRELRADEQPGEQPGERPVSGSVPGVDDTLQLYFLCAHPSLTPSSAVALTLRAVGGLTTRQIAQAYLVPEATMAQRISRAKRTVSGVRFEQPGDVATVLRVLYLVFNEGYSGDVDLAAEAIRLTRQLAAAIDHPEVAGLLALMLLHHARRAARTAADGSLVPLAEQDRSRWDTDSIAEGVAILQSALARDRLGEFQAQAAIAALHADAFTADETDWVQIVEWYDELAALTDSPIVRLNRAVAVGEADGPRAGLAALAALDDSLPRHAAVEAYLRERDGDLETAARLYADAAHKASNLAERDHLMLQASRINARRSPASAPESENL; encoded by the coding sequence ATGGACGACGCCCTGCTTCGGAGTCTGACTCCGAGCGTGCTCGGCATCCTCGTCCACCGCGGAGCAGATTTCGCGTCGGCCGAGGACGCCGTGCAGGACGCTCTGCTCGAGGCGGTCAGGGTCTGGCCGGACAACCCGCCGCGGGACCCGAAGGGCTGGCTGGTCACGGTGGCCGGGCGGCGGTTCCTCGACGGGATCCGGTCGGATGCGGCTCGCCGCAGGCGGGAGCTTCGGGCTGACGAGCAGCCAGGCGAGCAGCCAGGCGAGCGGCCGGTCAGCGGGTCGGTGCCGGGCGTGGACGACACACTCCAGCTCTACTTTTTGTGCGCGCACCCGTCGTTGACGCCGTCGTCCGCCGTCGCACTCACGCTGCGCGCTGTCGGCGGGCTGACCACCCGCCAGATTGCGCAGGCCTACCTGGTGCCCGAGGCGACTATGGCTCAGCGCATCAGCCGAGCCAAGCGCACGGTCTCCGGCGTCCGGTTCGAGCAACCCGGCGATGTCGCCACCGTCCTGCGTGTCCTCTATCTGGTCTTCAACGAGGGGTACTCCGGCGACGTCGACCTGGCTGCCGAGGCCATCCGGCTCACCCGGCAGTTGGCGGCCGCGATCGATCACCCCGAAGTCGCAGGGTTGCTCGCACTGATGCTGCTCCATCACGCTCGTCGAGCCGCGCGAACTGCCGCGGACGGCAGTCTGGTTCCGCTAGCCGAGCAGGATCGCAGCCGGTGGGACACCGATTCGATTGCCGAAGGAGTCGCAATCCTCCAGTCAGCTCTCGCTCGCGACCGACTGGGTGAGTTCCAGGCCCAGGCCGCCATTGCCGCACTCCATGCCGACGCTTTCACAGCAGACGAGACCGATTGGGTGCAGATCGTGGAGTGGTACGACGAACTCGCAGCCCTGACCGACAGCCCGATCGTCCGGCTCAACCGAGCGGTGGCGGTCGGCGAGGCGGACGGGCCACGCGCCGGCTTGGCAGCTCTTGCAGCGCTCGACGATTCACTTCCACGCCATGCCGCAGTCGAGGCCTATCTCCGTGAACGCGACGGAGACCTGGAGACGGCGGCGAGGTTGTATGCCGATGCAGCGCACAAGGCATCCAACCTCGCCGAACGTGACCATCTGATGCTTCAGGCGTCGAGGATCAACGCCCGTCGATCCCCTGCAAGCGCCCCTGAGTCAGAGAACCTGTGA
- a CDS encoding ABC transporter ATP-binding protein gives MKGDPVIDVVGMSRRYGSGKEAFDAVRNLDLSVQEGELFGLLGTNGAGKTSTLEVIQGLSRASAGTVRVLGMDPVRNRKQIRPSLGIMLQKGGLPQDLTARESLAMWAGTCSNPLPVDEVLERVDMRDRGDTRVKFLSGGEARRLDLACAIIGRPLVLFLDEPTTGLDPESRRNTWQLIADLKASGVTIMLTTHYLDEAESLCDQLAIMHRGSVVRSGTVADVVADHPAQIKLHRPGLPLPALAGAEVRVENDLVVITTRTVQETLTELLLWAQHNNILLTGLDARAASLETVFLSIADQFDHHATLEGASA, from the coding sequence ATGAAGGGCGATCCCGTGATCGACGTAGTCGGAATGTCGCGGCGTTACGGCTCCGGTAAGGAGGCGTTCGATGCTGTTCGCAATCTGGATCTGAGTGTTCAGGAAGGCGAGCTGTTCGGCCTCCTCGGAACCAATGGTGCCGGCAAGACATCCACCCTCGAAGTGATTCAGGGTCTTTCACGAGCCAGTGCCGGAACGGTGCGCGTTCTGGGCATGGATCCGGTGCGCAACCGCAAGCAGATTCGCCCGTCGCTTGGCATCATGCTCCAGAAGGGTGGCTTGCCCCAAGACCTGACTGCTCGTGAGAGTTTGGCGATGTGGGCCGGAACCTGCTCGAATCCGCTGCCCGTGGACGAGGTGCTCGAGCGCGTGGACATGCGTGACCGTGGTGATACCCGCGTGAAGTTCCTCTCGGGAGGTGAGGCGCGGCGACTGGATCTGGCGTGCGCGATCATCGGCCGGCCACTCGTCCTGTTTCTCGACGAGCCGACTACTGGTTTGGATCCCGAAAGTCGACGTAACACTTGGCAATTGATCGCTGACTTGAAAGCGTCGGGCGTCACCATCATGTTGACGACGCATTACCTGGACGAAGCCGAGTCCCTGTGCGACCAGTTGGCGATCATGCACCGAGGATCGGTGGTGCGCAGCGGAACCGTGGCGGACGTCGTCGCGGATCATCCTGCCCAGATCAAACTGCACCGTCCCGGTCTTCCGCTCCCGGCCCTGGCCGGCGCGGAGGTACGCGTCGAAAACGATCTGGTGGTGATCACCACTCGCACAGTGCAGGAGACGCTGACGGAACTGCTGCTGTGGGCACAGCACAACAACATCCTGCTGACCGGCCTGGATGCCCGCGCGGCATCCCTGGAGACCGTATTCCTCTCCATTGCAGACCAATTCGATCATCACGCAACTCTCGAAGGAGCGTCAGCATGA
- a CDS encoding PhoX family protein, whose protein sequence is MAIKPLALFVKHDGVSARASITCQYKCGNACSHEVPNTSGGEYFRDIARTALSRRGLLRGSGMAVLAVGAGSALVACSDESASAEPGTGSTSGSSGGSTPTGTNFSAVAPNKEDKVTVPDGYDQAVVIRWGDAVLAGAPAFDFDKQTAAAQELQFGFNNDFAGLLPVDGQPNTYLLVVNHEYSTEPAMFRGYDAENPTEEQFKIGLASHGLSVVQVKGESDNGKLVPEIGSNNRRITGTTEFVVTGPAAGSDFLKTSADPTGTKVLGTLNNCAGGVTPWGTVLSGEENFNQYFANAEGVTDPTVAARLKRYGLAGAASERKWERFDKRFDLVAEPNEVNRFGYVVEIDPWDPSSTPIKHTALGRFKHEAATIYITSDGTVVAYSGDDERFDYMYKFVSSRKMQDGKSQAAMRHNMTLLDAGTLYVAKLSGNSAGEIDGSGKLPSDGKFDGTGEWVAILRTGEDGKGESLVDGMSAEEVAVFTRQAGDKVGATKMDRPEDFEANPKSGKVYVALTNNTKRGVDGGAAADEANPRNNNKNGQVLEIADDHAGTTFGWNLLLVCGDPATADTYFGGFDKGKVSPISCPDNLAFDPHGNLWISTDGNALKSNDGLFSVVLEGENRGETKQFLTVPVGAETCGPIVDEKRVIVCVQHPGETDDASIESPASHWPDGGSSQPRPSVVAAWKKDGSRLGS, encoded by the coding sequence GTGGCTATCAAGCCTTTGGCCTTGTTCGTCAAACACGACGGCGTGTCTGCGCGCGCGTCGATCACCTGCCAGTACAAGTGCGGAAACGCGTGCTCTCACGAGGTCCCCAACACCTCGGGCGGCGAGTACTTCCGCGACATCGCACGCACAGCGCTGAGTCGTCGCGGCTTGCTCCGGGGCAGCGGCATGGCAGTCCTCGCGGTGGGAGCGGGCAGCGCCCTCGTCGCGTGTTCGGACGAATCCGCAAGTGCGGAACCGGGAACCGGTTCGACGAGCGGCAGCAGCGGCGGATCGACACCAACGGGGACGAACTTCAGCGCTGTCGCGCCCAACAAGGAAGACAAGGTCACCGTCCCTGACGGATACGATCAAGCCGTCGTGATTCGCTGGGGTGACGCCGTTCTCGCCGGCGCCCCGGCTTTCGACTTCGACAAGCAGACTGCGGCAGCGCAGGAACTGCAGTTCGGATTCAACAACGACTTCGCCGGATTGCTCCCGGTCGACGGGCAGCCCAACACCTACCTACTCGTGGTCAATCACGAATACTCCACCGAGCCGGCGATGTTCCGCGGCTACGATGCGGAGAACCCGACCGAGGAGCAGTTCAAGATCGGCCTCGCCAGCCACGGACTGTCGGTCGTCCAGGTCAAGGGCGAATCCGACAACGGCAAGCTCGTACCGGAGATCGGATCGAACAACCGCCGCATCACCGGAACCACGGAATTTGTCGTGACCGGCCCCGCTGCAGGTAGCGACTTCCTCAAGACGAGTGCCGATCCCACGGGAACCAAAGTGCTCGGCACCCTCAACAATTGCGCCGGCGGCGTCACCCCCTGGGGCACAGTGCTTTCCGGCGAAGAGAACTTCAACCAGTACTTCGCGAACGCCGAGGGTGTCACCGATCCCACGGTGGCAGCACGGCTGAAGCGCTACGGTCTTGCCGGTGCCGCTTCCGAGCGCAAGTGGGAACGCTTCGACAAGCGGTTCGATCTGGTCGCAGAACCCAACGAGGTCAACCGATTCGGATACGTCGTCGAGATCGATCCCTGGGATCCGTCGTCGACTCCGATCAAGCACACAGCGCTCGGACGTTTCAAGCACGAAGCCGCCACCATTTACATCACGTCGGACGGCACCGTCGTCGCCTACAGCGGCGACGACGAGCGCTTCGACTACATGTACAAGTTCGTCTCCAGCCGAAAGATGCAGGACGGCAAGAGTCAAGCAGCCATGCGCCACAACATGACTCTGCTCGACGCCGGAACACTGTACGTCGCAAAGCTCAGCGGAAACTCCGCCGGCGAGATCGACGGCAGCGGCAAACTTCCGTCGGACGGTAAGTTCGACGGAACCGGCGAGTGGGTAGCCATCCTGCGCACCGGCGAAGACGGCAAGGGCGAATCGCTGGTCGACGGCATGAGTGCCGAAGAGGTAGCTGTCTTCACCCGCCAGGCCGGCGACAAGGTCGGGGCAACGAAGATGGACCGCCCCGAGGACTTCGAGGCAAACCCGAAGAGCGGCAAGGTTTACGTCGCGCTGACCAACAACACCAAGCGCGGAGTCGACGGCGGCGCCGCGGCCGACGAGGCGAACCCGAGGAACAACAACAAGAACGGCCAGGTCCTCGAAATCGCCGACGACCACGCCGGCACCACCTTCGGCTGGAATCTTCTTCTCGTCTGCGGAGATCCGGCCACAGCCGATACTTACTTCGGCGGGTTCGACAAGGGCAAGGTCAGCCCCATCTCATGCCCGGACAACCTTGCCTTCGACCCGCACGGCAATCTGTGGATCTCCACCGACGGCAACGCACTCAAGTCCAACGACGGGCTGTTCAGCGTTGTCCTCGAAGGCGAAAACCGCGGTGAGACAAAGCAGTTCCTCACCGTTCCCGTCGGCGCCGAAACCTGCGGCCCCATCGTGGACGAGAAGCGCGTCATCGTCTGCGTCCAGCACCCCGGCGAGACCGACGACGCCAGCATCGAAAGCCCCGCATCCCATTGGCCAGACGGTGGTTCTTCCCAGCCTCGCCCGTCGGTAGTTGCAGCCTGGAAGAAGGACGGATCTCGGCTCGGCTCGTAA
- a CDS encoding sensor histidine kinase, which translates to MIAQNFGRWNPRRTWRTASNVDKVRLYTRQSFIMVAVVFGGFGAVTEVVADRYLSGVFLGISAVACVIAVSRMPDLGGVVAKPVQIPLAVMTLSAFCSAGIALGSNGENGPYFWLAAILVVPLAGLTSLRWLIVGSVAAGVVLGLLAGPESGVSVGIVAAFMGLTVYMSVWLLRMVTELDEARGAAAALSVAEERLRFSRDLHDVVGRALSAIAVKSELAATLSRRGDDRAAAQMDEVRELAQDSLDEARELVRGYRSIALASELAGAQSLLEAAGISTAIRGSADQLPVELAEAAAWVVREGVTNILRHSSAENCSIEVFADGVVIANDGARIAEPNNGTGLNGLRERVGAVGGIVETVQDEDRFTLTAHFPSRTKESR; encoded by the coding sequence ATGATCGCGCAGAACTTCGGACGCTGGAATCCGAGACGGACGTGGCGAACCGCGTCGAACGTCGACAAGGTTCGCCTCTACACGCGGCAATCGTTCATCATGGTCGCAGTGGTTTTCGGTGGCTTCGGTGCGGTCACCGAGGTCGTTGCGGATCGGTACCTGTCGGGTGTCTTCCTCGGAATCAGTGCCGTTGCGTGCGTCATCGCCGTGTCTCGGATGCCTGATCTGGGCGGAGTCGTGGCCAAGCCCGTCCAGATTCCTCTTGCCGTGATGACGTTGTCGGCGTTCTGCTCGGCGGGAATTGCCTTGGGAAGCAATGGCGAGAACGGCCCGTACTTCTGGCTGGCGGCAATCCTTGTCGTGCCCCTTGCGGGGTTGACGTCGTTGCGCTGGCTGATCGTGGGCTCGGTGGCCGCCGGGGTTGTACTGGGACTGCTTGCGGGTCCGGAAAGCGGCGTGTCCGTCGGAATCGTCGCCGCCTTCATGGGGCTGACCGTCTACATGTCGGTGTGGCTGCTGCGGATGGTCACCGAATTGGACGAGGCACGCGGAGCCGCTGCCGCTCTGTCCGTCGCCGAGGAACGGTTGCGATTTTCACGCGATCTCCATGACGTCGTCGGGCGGGCACTGTCTGCAATTGCGGTGAAAAGTGAACTTGCAGCTACTCTTTCACGGCGCGGCGACGATCGTGCCGCCGCGCAGATGGACGAAGTACGCGAACTTGCGCAAGATTCACTCGACGAAGCGCGCGAGTTGGTTCGGGGATACCGGTCCATCGCCTTGGCGTCCGAGCTGGCCGGTGCGCAGTCTCTGCTCGAGGCCGCCGGAATCTCCACTGCGATACGTGGATCGGCAGATCAGCTGCCGGTGGAACTGGCCGAAGCTGCCGCCTGGGTCGTCCGTGAAGGCGTCACCAACATTCTCCGGCACTCCAGTGCCGAGAATTGCAGCATCGAAGTGTTCGCGGACGGCGTCGTGATCGCCAACGACGGCGCACGGATCGCAGAGCCGAACAACGGAACCGGCCTGAACGGATTGCGCGAGCGCGTCGGCGCCGTCGGAGGAATTGTCGAAACCGTGCAGGACGAAGATCGCTTCACCCTCACCGCCCACTTTCCGTCCCGAACGAAGGAGTCTCGGTGA
- a CDS encoding amino acid ABC transporter ATP-binding protein produces MTTSSELKSVSLTGKDLHLSFGTNKVLRGVNLHVDAGNTVTVIGPSGSGKSTLLRVLNRLHEPEQGDVLLDGKSVLKDNPDELRQRIGMVFQHFNLFPHKTVAENIALGPNKLKGLSKEQARALALEQLDLVGLREKADSRPGNLSGGQQQRVAIARALAMKPEVMFFDEATSALDPELVKGVLALMADLAKSGMTMVVVTHEMGFARSVSDKVLFMDRGAVVETGTPEQLFDDPETDRLQAFLSQVL; encoded by the coding sequence ATGACCACCAGCTCTGAACTGAAGTCCGTATCGCTCACCGGCAAGGACCTGCATCTGTCCTTCGGCACCAACAAGGTGCTTCGCGGCGTCAACCTGCACGTCGACGCCGGAAACACCGTCACCGTCATCGGGCCCTCCGGTTCGGGCAAGTCGACGCTCCTGCGCGTGCTGAACCGTCTGCACGAGCCCGAGCAGGGTGACGTGCTGCTCGACGGGAAGTCCGTCCTGAAGGACAACCCCGACGAGCTACGCCAGCGGATCGGCATGGTGTTCCAGCACTTCAACCTGTTCCCACACAAGACCGTCGCCGAGAACATCGCACTCGGGCCGAACAAGCTCAAGGGTTTGTCGAAGGAGCAAGCTCGGGCGCTCGCGCTCGAGCAGCTGGATCTGGTGGGGCTCAGGGAGAAGGCCGACTCGCGGCCCGGCAACCTTTCGGGTGGTCAGCAGCAGCGCGTCGCCATTGCCCGCGCCCTGGCGATGAAGCCCGAGGTCATGTTCTTCGACGAGGCGACGTCAGCTCTCGACCCCGAACTGGTCAAGGGTGTTCTGGCATTGATGGCCGATCTCGCGAAGTCCGGCATGACCATGGTCGTCGTGACGCACGAAATGGGTTTCGCGCGTTCCGTTTCCGACAAGGTGCTGTTCATGGATCGCGGCGCCGTAGTCGAAACCGGTACTCCGGAACAGCTTTTCGACGATCCCGAAACAGATCGACTGCAGGCGTTCCTCTCACAGGTTCTCTGA
- a CDS encoding YciI family protein: MAKYLLLKHYRGAPAAVNDVPMDQWTPDEITAHVKYMQDFADRLEKAGEFVDGQALAPEGTFVRYDGEGRPPVTDGPFAETKDLIAGWMVIDVDNYDRAVQLAGELSAAPGAGGKPIHEWLELRPFLTEPPTITD; encoded by the coding sequence ATGGCCAAGTACTTGCTGCTCAAGCACTACCGCGGCGCTCCGGCTGCAGTCAACGACGTGCCGATGGACCAGTGGACGCCGGACGAGATCACGGCCCACGTGAAGTACATGCAGGACTTCGCGGATCGGCTCGAGAAGGCGGGCGAGTTCGTCGACGGTCAGGCTCTCGCTCCTGAGGGCACTTTTGTCCGGTACGACGGTGAGGGTCGCCCGCCGGTCACCGACGGTCCGTTCGCGGAAACCAAGGACCTCATTGCCGGCTGGATGGTGATCGACGTCGACAACTACGACCGTGCCGTCCAATTGGCCGGCGAGCTCTCGGCCGCGCCCGGCGCAGGCGGGAAGCCGATTCACGAATGGCTCGAACTGCGCCCGTTCCTGACCGAGCCGCCGACCATCACGGACTGA
- a CDS encoding ABC transporter substrate-binding protein/permease, translating to MFSSVAAKIRLVVALLLTALLALTLSSCSSGSDSSAAPTDLCAPPGVGAATAAPTNLDAAAGAGAEDRYTTATVTPVDQIDTSKLNLIKPGVITVGTLGDAPPSICVNSENQYTGYDNELLKAVADKLGLKVEFVGTEFAGLLAQVAGRRFDVGSSSITTTDDRRNTVGFTNGYDFGYFSLVVPNGSPITGFGDLDASKRIGVVQGTVQDDYVVNTLKLDPVKFPDYATAYANLKSGQIDAWVAPSQQAEGAIAPGDPTSIIQNTFSVNNFVGWAVNKENQPLIDALNSGLDAVIDDGTWSQLYADWVPRQLPEGWKPGSKAAATPELPDFAAIAAENAANGDGGDTASYQPKSTLEQLKDTFFDWDLYKKAFPDLLKTGLPNTLILALASGIIGTILGMLLAVAGISRTRWLRWPARVYTDIFRGLPAVVIILIIGLGVGPIVKGITGSNPYWLGVAALSLLASAYIGEIFRSGIQSVESGQLEASRALGFSYRKSMSLVVIPQGVRRVLPALMNQFISLIKDSSLIYFLGLLVTQRELFAVGRDLNAQTGSLSPLVAAGLFYLALTIPLTHLVNYIDNRLRTGRADTSGTLDPLEQAIVVERG from the coding sequence ATGTTTTCTTCCGTCGCAGCGAAGATCCGCCTGGTGGTGGCACTGCTCCTCACTGCCCTCCTGGCGCTGACTCTGTCATCGTGCTCGAGTGGCTCGGATTCGTCGGCAGCCCCCACAGACCTGTGTGCACCTCCAGGAGTGGGAGCCGCAACCGCGGCGCCCACCAACCTGGATGCGGCAGCGGGTGCGGGCGCCGAAGACCGCTACACCACGGCCACCGTCACCCCGGTCGATCAGATCGACACCTCGAAGCTGAATCTGATCAAACCCGGGGTCATCACGGTCGGCACGCTCGGTGACGCGCCCCCGAGCATCTGCGTCAACTCCGAGAATCAGTACACCGGATACGACAACGAGCTGCTGAAGGCCGTCGCGGACAAGCTGGGCCTGAAGGTCGAGTTCGTCGGCACCGAGTTCGCCGGGCTTCTCGCCCAGGTTGCCGGTCGACGCTTCGACGTCGGCTCGTCGTCCATCACCACCACGGACGACCGTCGCAACACCGTCGGCTTCACCAACGGTTACGACTTCGGATACTTCTCCCTCGTCGTGCCTAACGGCAGCCCGATCACCGGCTTCGGAGACCTGGATGCCTCCAAGCGCATCGGCGTCGTGCAGGGAACCGTGCAGGACGACTACGTCGTGAACACGCTCAAGCTCGATCCCGTGAAGTTTCCCGACTACGCCACGGCGTACGCGAACCTCAAGTCCGGACAGATCGACGCCTGGGTAGCTCCGTCTCAGCAGGCCGAAGGTGCAATCGCTCCCGGTGATCCGACCTCGATCATCCAGAACACCTTCTCGGTCAACAACTTCGTCGGTTGGGCGGTGAACAAGGAAAACCAGCCGCTGATCGACGCCCTCAACTCCGGCCTCGACGCAGTCATCGACGACGGAACCTGGTCTCAGCTGTACGCCGACTGGGTACCGCGCCAACTCCCTGAAGGCTGGAAGCCCGGATCCAAGGCCGCGGCCACTCCAGAACTGCCCGACTTCGCAGCCATTGCCGCGGAAAACGCAGCAAACGGCGACGGTGGCGATACCGCGTCGTACCAACCGAAGTCGACGCTCGAACAGCTCAAGGACACGTTCTTCGACTGGGATCTGTACAAGAAGGCATTCCCCGATCTCCTCAAGACCGGTCTTCCCAACACCCTGATCCTTGCGCTCGCGTCCGGCATCATCGGCACGATCCTCGGCATGCTGCTCGCTGTCGCCGGTATCTCGCGCACCCGTTGGCTGCGCTGGCCGGCCCGCGTCTACACCGACATCTTCCGTGGCCTGCCCGCAGTCGTCATCATCTTGATCATCGGGCTCGGCGTCGGACCGATCGTCAAGGGAATCACCGGTAGCAATCCGTACTGGCTCGGTGTCGCGGCACTGTCACTGCTCGCGTCGGCATACATCGGTGAGATCTTCAGATCCGGAATCCAGAGCGTCGAGTCCGGGCAGCTCGAGGCTTCACGTGCCCTCGGTTTCAGCTACCGAAAGTCCATGTCGCTGGTCGTCATCCCGCAGGGTGTACGACGCGTTCTGCCGGCGTTGATGAACCAGTTCATCTCGCTGATCAAGGACTCGTCGCTGATCTACTTCCTCGGTCTGCTCGTCACCCAGCGGGAACTCTTTGCCGTCGGACGTGATCTCAACGCCCAGACCGGCAGCCTGTCCCCGCTCGTTGCGGCAGGCTTGTTCTACCTTGCTCTGACCATCCCGCTGACGCACCTCGTCAACTACATCGACAACCGACTCCGGACCGGACGCGCCGACACTTCAGGCACGTTGGATCCGCTCGAGCAGGCCATCGTCGTGGAAAGGGGCTGA
- a CDS encoding ABC transporter permease, which yields MNRIATLSRSEFTLLGRNRLLLFNAIVLPLIFPVGMLYLSRDGGLSDKSVSAGLEVFALFLLVFVVFYNLLSVYATRRDELVLKRLRTGECSDAEILAGPAVPSWVLTGLLTVVIGIAVMVLGGSAPVNPVLVLVAVIGGAALFTALALITSAVTRNAEAAQITCMPILILATAGMSSIRNVVPDNVARILDFTPLAAVVDLLNLGWLGRTTGELADLGDAPGAAAGFVDTFGSAAQPLLVMLAWIVGSVLIANVHFRWEPRS from the coding sequence ATGAACCGCATAGCAACCCTGTCTCGTTCGGAGTTCACGCTCCTGGGACGAAATCGACTGTTGCTCTTCAACGCAATCGTCCTCCCGTTGATCTTTCCCGTGGGGATGCTGTACCTGTCGCGCGATGGCGGGTTGTCCGACAAGTCGGTGTCGGCAGGCCTCGAGGTGTTTGCACTCTTCCTGCTCGTGTTCGTGGTCTTCTACAACCTCCTGTCGGTGTACGCGACGCGTCGTGACGAGTTGGTTCTCAAGCGACTACGGACAGGGGAATGCAGCGACGCCGAGATCCTCGCGGGCCCGGCAGTGCCGTCGTGGGTTCTCACCGGCCTGTTGACGGTGGTGATCGGAATCGCCGTGATGGTTCTGGGCGGTAGTGCTCCGGTCAATCCGGTCCTGGTGCTGGTCGCGGTGATCGGCGGCGCCGCGCTCTTCACGGCGCTGGCGTTGATCACTTCGGCTGTCACGCGAAATGCAGAGGCGGCGCAGATCACCTGCATGCCGATTCTGATTCTGGCGACGGCAGGTATGTCCTCGATCAGGAATGTCGTGCCGGACAACGTTGCTCGCATTCTCGATTTCACTCCGCTGGCCGCAGTAGTGGACCTTCTCAATCTCGGATGGCTGGGGCGGACCACTGGCGAACTGGCTGATCTGGGCGATGCGCCCGGTGCGGCAGCGGGATTTGTCGACACCTTCGGTTCGGCTGCGCAACCGCTGTTGGTCATGCTGGCGTGGATCGTCGGTTCGGTTCTGATCGCGAACGTCCACTTCCGCTGGGAACCGCGTTCGTAG
- a CDS encoding response regulator transcription factor — protein sequence MTEPIKVLLADDENLIRSALAMMLSLEDDIVVVAEAESGEDAVVAAAKHQPDVAVLDLQMAGIDGIETAQQIAQTVSGCVSIIVTSHGRPGYLKKALSAGVRGFLPKTTPAATLAEVVRSVHAGGRYVDPSLAAEAIGAGDSPLTPREADVLEYAADGASIEQIASRAHLSAGTTRNYLSSAVTKLGAANRHEAAVIARRQGWI from the coding sequence GTGACCGAGCCGATCAAGGTACTGCTGGCCGACGACGAGAACCTGATCCGCTCGGCTCTGGCCATGATGTTGTCGCTCGAGGACGACATCGTTGTCGTCGCGGAAGCCGAATCCGGCGAGGATGCCGTGGTCGCTGCTGCAAAACATCAACCTGACGTAGCCGTGCTCGACCTTCAAATGGCAGGTATCGACGGCATCGAGACGGCGCAACAGATTGCGCAGACGGTCTCGGGGTGCGTCTCGATCATCGTGACGAGCCACGGGCGTCCCGGGTATCTGAAGAAGGCACTGTCAGCAGGCGTCCGAGGATTTCTGCCGAAGACGACGCCTGCGGCGACGCTCGCCGAGGTGGTCCGCAGCGTCCACGCGGGCGGGCGGTACGTCGATCCGTCGTTGGCTGCCGAGGCAATCGGCGCCGGCGACTCACCGCTTACTCCGCGCGAAGCGGACGTACTCGAGTACGCGGCCGACGGAGCATCCATCGAGCAGATCGCTTCCCGGGCACACCTGTCTGCGGGTACCACCCGAAACTATCTGTCGTCAGCTGTCACCAAACTCGGTGCAGCCAATCGGCACGAAGCCGCAGTGATCGCCCGCCGGCAGGGGTGGATTTAG